The following are from one region of the Dehalococcoidia bacterium genome:
- a CDS encoding class F sortase, translated as MNRRALLTLGSALLLGACAPARGERSPAQPAASPTASPPPPTATVSLSPPVARRTPVIAPLFLPPKRLRIPRIGVDARVQEVGLDAAGEMVLPTNGEYVVWYEGSAPPGLPGNSVFAGHVDWGGRLAVFARLRELTPGDEIETIASDGASHRFRVREVWTVEPATAPLAQIFGPTARPTVTLITCGGMFDYRTRDYSLRVIVRAEAGESADSSADRGAGSRR; from the coding sequence ATGAACCGGCGTGCCCTTCTCACGCTTGGCAGCGCCCTTCTCCTCGGTGCGTGCGCTCCTGCCCGCGGCGAGCGCTCTCCTGCGCAGCCAGCAGCGTCTCCGACTGCGAGCCCTCCTCCTCCGACCGCAACCGTCTCGCTGTCCCCCCCTGTCGCCCGGCGAACGCCCGTGATCGCCCCCCTCTTCTTGCCGCCGAAGCGGCTGCGGATCCCGCGGATCGGCGTCGATGCGCGGGTGCAGGAAGTCGGCCTCGACGCGGCGGGCGAGATGGTTCTGCCGACGAACGGGGAGTATGTGGTGTGGTATGAAGGAAGCGCCCCCCCCGGCTTGCCGGGCAACAGTGTCTTCGCCGGCCATGTCGATTGGGGCGGTCGTCTTGCCGTCTTCGCCCGCCTTCGCGAACTGACACCGGGGGATGAAATCGAAACGATCGCCAGCGACGGCGCCTCCCATCGCTTCCGCGTGCGGGAAGTCTGGACAGTCGAGCCGGCGACTGCGCCGCTCGCCCAGATCTTCGGCCCGACGGCGCGTCCGACGGTGACCCTGATTACCTGCGGCGGCATGTTCGACTACCGCACTCGCGACTACAGCCTCCGGGTTA